One genomic segment of Brassica napus cultivar Da-Ae chromosome A3, Da-Ae, whole genome shotgun sequence includes these proteins:
- the LOC106427809 gene encoding cytochrome P450 71A1: protein MDQIILNSNPFLLTLFALLPVLFFAIVKNKIKSKKLNLPPSPSKLPLIGNLHQIGNLPHNSLHDLSLKHGPLMFVNLGTTRYLIVSSADALEEITKNHDITISNRPTNTSLNPLKGNGQDLVYHPYGDHWKELRKISAIHLMSKNVVNRFQTLRDEEISSMLETIHFSSLKGEEIDMSDMFNTVVSNVVHRSYTGSYKKEEKKGLENATRVFLNWDVKFKKLLGSFCLEDLFPILAWMDRFTGFKTLLKSTYLELDGIMETLINERKKESFVDVLLHQRDNEKLDYDVKAIMQGIFVAAIESVALELEWLLADLIKHPQVMRKAQEEVQRIVGTKPKITNNEIDKMQYLKCVIKETMRLHPAGTVPRETSSKWIKVGGYDIPPKTKLLVNLFSVQRDPKIWENPEDFIPERFLDKSIEYMGSKGYAPFGFGRRNCPGMAYGNALLEEIMANLLYRFDWKIPDGSKPEELNMEEVCQFVVAKKYPLKLVPVPRFKSNA from the exons ATGGATCAAATCATCCTCAACTCAAACCCTTTCCTTTTAACTCTTTTCGCATTACTTCCAGTTCTCTTCTTCGCAATTGTCAAAAATAAGATCAAATCGAAAAAGCTAAACCTTCCTCCATCTCCCTCAAAACTTCCACTCATTGGAAACCTTCATCAAATAGGTAACCTACCTCACAACTCACTCCACGACCTCTCACTCAAACATGGACCGTTGATGTTCGTGAACCTTGGAACCACTCGGTACCTCATTGTCTCGTCCGCTGATGCTCTCGAAGAGATCACCAAGAACCACGACATCACCATCTCAAATCGACCCACCAACACTAGCCTTAATCCTCTAAAGGGTAATGGTCAAGACTTGGTGTACCATCCTTATGGAGACCACTGGAAGGAGCTAAGAAAGATCAGTGCAATTCATCTCATGAGTAAGAACGTCGTGAACCGGTTTCAGACGTTGAGAGATGAAGAGATCTCGAGTATGTTGGAGACTATTCATTTTTCGAGCCTAAAAGGTGAAGAGATCGATATGTCGGATATGTTCAACACCGTGGTTAGTAATGTCGTTCATAGGTCGTACACTGGTAGCTacaaaaaggaagagaagaaagggCTTGAGAATGCGACGCGGGTCTTCTTGAATTGGGATGTCAAGTTCAAGAAGCTCTTGGGATCTTTCTGCTTGGAGGATTTGTTTCCGATCTTAGCGTGGATGGATAGGTTTACGGGCTTCAAAACTCTTTTAAAGAGTACTTACTTGGAGTTGGATGGTATTATGGAGACTCTCATCAATGAAAGAAAGAAGGAGAGCTTTGTGgatgtccttcttcatcaacgaGACAACGAGAAGCTTGACTATGACGTCAAAGCAATAATGCAG GGTATATTTGTGGCGGCTATAGAATCTGTAGCCTTGGAGCTAGAGTGGTTGCTGGCCGACCTCATCAAGCATCCCCAAGTTATGAGGAAAGCACAAGAAGAAGTGCAACGCATAGTGGGGACCAAACCTAAGATAACCAATAATGAAATAGATAAAATGCAATATTTGAAATGTGTAATCAAGGAGACAATGAGGCTGCACCCTGCGGGAACAGTTCCACGAGAGACATCATCAAAGTGGATCAAAGTAGGCGGGTACGACATTCCTCCAAAGACCAAACTATTGGTGAATCTGTTTTCTGTCCAGCGTGACCCTAAAATTTGGGAAAACCCTGAAGATTTTATCCCTGAGAGATTCCTAGACAAGAGCATTGAATATATGGGGAGCAAAGGGTACGCACCATTTGGTTTTGGTCGTAGGAATTGTCCCGGTATGGCTTATGGTAACGCGTTGCTAGAGGAGATTATGGCGAATCTTCTCTACCGATTTGACTGGAAGATTCCTGATGGCTCTAAACCGGAAGAGCTTAACATGGAGGAGGTTTGCCAATTTGTTGTCGCAAAGAAGTACCCTCTCAAGCTGGTTCCTGTTCCAAGGTTTAAGAGCAATGCCTAA